A genomic region of Enterococcus sp. 12C11_DIV0727 contains the following coding sequences:
- a CDS encoding acyltransferase family protein has protein sequence MNKQVKEQAISNNGIDLIKYAAAILIICFHCERVIQDPMVHHLFKNVLCRIAVPFFFISSSYFVRRGQNGSSGYLKRYLQSSIKSYLFWSLIYLPIGFMWIQENYTLGPELYPVALLTGLLYTGTYYHLWCIPAMIFGMVIAHWLIKKTGYFPLFILTFILYLFGSLETYYGYINNEQLQLFFDQYLTIFITTRNGLFFALVFVAVGYFLWDYREKIARFHKQFKFLVVFTGLILVWEGLIVYANMGIDKNFMWSLIPFTAVFFCWSLTWQVKLKTDFKHLRELGKYYFFIHPLCILWTANLVNSYDFFANAWLQLIVTIVATHLLSSLVIIFNQQLPYYYFDLQLMLRVNRSYIQKLV, from the coding sequence ATGAATAAGCAAGTCAAAGAACAAGCCATAAGCAACAATGGAATCGATTTAATAAAGTACGCTGCGGCGATTTTAATTATTTGTTTTCACTGTGAACGAGTGATTCAAGATCCAATGGTGCATCATTTGTTTAAAAATGTATTATGTCGGATTGCTGTACCGTTTTTCTTTATTTCATCTAGTTACTTTGTTAGACGAGGACAAAATGGTTCGTCGGGTTATCTGAAACGTTATTTGCAATCATCTATTAAATCATATTTGTTTTGGAGCTTGATTTATCTGCCGATTGGTTTTATGTGGATTCAAGAAAATTATACGCTTGGACCTGAATTATATCCTGTAGCATTGCTAACAGGCTTGCTGTATACAGGGACTTACTATCATCTTTGGTGCATACCGGCTATGATCTTTGGTATGGTCATCGCTCACTGGCTAATCAAGAAAACAGGCTATTTTCCGTTATTCATATTAACGTTTATATTATATCTTTTTGGTTCATTAGAAACGTACTATGGCTATATCAATAATGAACAGTTGCAATTATTTTTTGATCAGTATCTGACTATTTTTATTACAACTCGCAATGGTTTGTTTTTTGCCTTAGTATTTGTGGCAGTGGGATATTTCCTATGGGATTATCGTGAAAAAATAGCTAGGTTTCACAAGCAGTTTAAATTTTTAGTGGTTTTTACTGGGCTAATATTAGTGTGGGAAGGGTTGATTGTTTACGCTAATATGGGGATCGACAAAAACTTTATGTGGTCACTAATACCATTTACAGCAGTCTTCTTTTGTTGGAGTTTAACGTGGCAAGTAAAACTTAAGACGGACTTTAAGCATTTGAGGGAATTAGGGAAATATTATTTTTTCATCCATCCATTATGTATTTTGTGGACAGCCAATTTAGTTAACAGCTATGATTTTTTTGCAAATGCTTGGCTGCAACTAATTGTCACAATTGTAGCTACTCATTTATTGAGCTCACTCGTGATTATATTTAACCAGCAACTTCCGTATTACTATTTCGATTTGCAATTGATGCTTAGAGTCAATCGAAGTTATATCCAAAAATTGGTTTAG
- a CDS encoding DUF1700 domain-containing protein encodes MLYYDELIEDYLEDGASEAEAVSKLGKPSRIASKILEEAFEERSFQKKKLSPWMVVLLIIGFPLWGSILLTAILLILSAYIIIWCLPFTTGMFAVLGLGASIFSICASFFAIQDGVYIAVTQMGISIFVLGLALLSGLATLNLANHFIKASKRFSGKIFGLFEGRGLSL; translated from the coding sequence ATTCTTTATTATGATGAATTGATTGAAGACTACCTAGAAGATGGAGCCAGTGAAGCAGAGGCGGTAAGCAAGTTGGGAAAACCTTCAAGAATCGCAAGTAAGATTTTAGAAGAAGCGTTTGAAGAGCGGAGTTTTCAAAAGAAAAAACTAAGTCCGTGGATGGTGGTTTTACTGATTATTGGTTTTCCTTTATGGGGCAGTATTTTGTTAACAGCTATTTTACTTATTTTATCCGCCTATATTATTATTTGGTGTCTACCTTTTACAACGGGAATGTTTGCGGTACTCGGCTTAGGAGCATCAATATTTAGTATCTGTGCTAGTTTTTTCGCTATACAAGATGGAGTCTACATTGCAGTTACACAAATGGGTATCAGTATTTTTGTTTTAGGCTTAGCGTTGCTTAGTGGTTTAGCAACCTTGAATCTAGCCAATCATTTTATCAAAGCATCGAAGCGATTCTCAGGAAAAATATTCGGTCTGTTTGAGGGAAGGGGATTATCGTTATGA
- a CDS encoding cation:proton antiporter: MVFLLTLCLVLLFTKLAGHFCNRVGIPSVIGELLVGILIGPALLGWIKPDDFMHYFSEIGVIILMFIAGLESDLELLKKYWRPALAVALLGIVFPAVMGFGVGEMFQFSVQNSIFLGVLFSATSVSISVQVLKDLKKIDTEEGATILGAAVVDDIVVVLILGVMLSLMNRSAPGEGLPMWEVLLLKGFFFVVIFAASKWLVPWLLNLSKKLITIEAVSAVSLVICLGFAYFAEMLDMGAIIGAFFAGVAIAQTDYRKAVDEKLETIGYTVFIPMFFVSIGLNMTFAGMSKHFLFIIVLTVVAVLSKLLGGALGARATGFKGVSTLIIGSGMVSRGEMALIIAQVGLTSSFLSEEYYSSVIIVIIATTIIAPLLLKATIMKQEKQLNY, from the coding sequence ATGGTTTTTTTATTAACATTATGTCTTGTCTTACTATTTACTAAACTTGCTGGACATTTTTGTAATCGGGTAGGGATCCCTTCTGTGATTGGCGAATTACTGGTAGGGATTTTAATTGGACCAGCGTTGTTAGGTTGGATTAAACCAGATGATTTTATGCATTATTTTTCTGAAATTGGTGTTATTATTTTGATGTTTATTGCAGGCTTAGAAAGTGATCTGGAATTATTGAAAAAATATTGGCGGCCAGCACTAGCAGTTGCGCTTTTAGGAATCGTCTTTCCAGCTGTGATGGGCTTTGGTGTGGGGGAGATGTTTCAGTTTTCTGTACAGAATTCAATTTTCCTAGGCGTTTTGTTTAGTGCAACTTCTGTTAGTATTTCTGTTCAAGTATTAAAAGACCTGAAAAAAATAGATACCGAAGAAGGTGCAACCATCCTAGGTGCAGCAGTTGTCGATGATATTGTGGTCGTTTTGATTTTAGGTGTTATGTTGAGCTTGATGAATCGCTCTGCACCAGGTGAAGGCTTACCAATGTGGGAAGTGTTACTCTTAAAAGGCTTCTTCTTTGTTGTGATTTTTGCTGCTAGTAAGTGGTTGGTTCCTTGGTTATTGAATTTAAGTAAAAAGCTGATTACAATTGAGGCTGTATCGGCGGTTTCTTTAGTTATATGTTTAGGGTTTGCTTATTTTGCAGAAATGTTGGATATGGGCGCGATCATTGGCGCGTTCTTTGCAGGTGTGGCCATCGCACAGACGGATTACCGTAAAGCAGTTGATGAGAAATTAGAGACGATAGGCTACACTGTATTTATTCCAATGTTTTTTGTTTCGATTGGGTTGAATATGACTTTTGCAGGTATGTCAAAGCATTTTCTTTTTATTATCGTCTTAACCGTTGTAGCAGTCTTGTCTAAATTGTTAGGTGGTGCTTTAGGTGCACGTGCGACTGGCTTCAAAGGGGTTTCAACCTTGATCATTGGTTCGGGAATGGTATCTAGAGGGGAAATGGCATTGATCATTGCACAAGTTGGTCTAACGTCAAGTTTCCTTTCAGAAGAGTATTATTCTTCTGTGATCATTGTTATTATTGCCACAACGATCATTGCGCCTTTGTTGTTGAAAGCCACGATCATGAAACAAGAAAAACAACTTAATTACTAG
- a CDS encoding PadR family transcriptional regulator: MDSQLKKGLLEYCILAILKKSDSYGYQIIKDLSNVITISESTLYPILKRLETKEELETYSMEHNSRLRKYYRITDVGRDKIKSFIQEWDEVMQVYHFIEKGEQNE, from the coding sequence ATGGATTCACAATTAAAAAAAGGGTTGTTGGAATATTGTATTTTAGCCATTTTAAAGAAATCAGATTCCTATGGCTATCAAATCATCAAAGATTTGTCTAACGTGATAACAATTTCCGAATCAACATTATATCCAATCTTGAAACGTTTAGAAACGAAAGAAGAGTTGGAAACATATTCAATGGAACATAATAGCCGCTTAAGAAAATACTATCGAATTACTGATGTTGGTAGGGACAAAATAAAGTCCTTTATTCAAGAATGGGATGAAGTGATGCAAGTGTATCATTTTATTGAAAAGGGGGAGCAAAATGAATAA
- the fabI gene encoding enoyl-ACP reductase FabI has translation MFLKNKKVVVMGVANKRSIAWGCAKALKEQGADIIYTYQNERMKKQLLKLAEPTDLLVECDVSSDESIAQAFTIIQEKFDKIDGLVHAIAFANKEELDGNVSDITRSGYLLAQDISSYSLLAVAHYAKPLLNPGSGIVTMTYLGSERAIPNYNMMGIAKASLETAVKYLAYEFAVDKIRVNGISAGAIKTLAVTGVKDYDQLIKLSEDRTPDKAGVTIEEVGNTCAFLVSELAAGIVGDIIYVDKGVHLT, from the coding sequence ATGTTTCTAAAAAATAAAAAAGTCGTCGTAATGGGCGTAGCAAACAAGAGAAGTATCGCTTGGGGATGTGCCAAAGCATTGAAAGAGCAAGGTGCTGACATTATCTACACGTACCAAAACGAGCGCATGAAAAAACAATTATTAAAATTAGCTGAACCAACAGACTTACTTGTTGAATGTGATGTTTCATCAGATGAATCAATCGCACAAGCCTTTACGATTATTCAAGAAAAATTCGATAAAATCGACGGTTTAGTTCATGCGATTGCCTTTGCAAATAAGGAAGAACTAGATGGCAATGTTAGTGACATCACACGTTCAGGCTACTTATTAGCGCAAGACATCAGCAGTTACTCTCTATTAGCTGTGGCTCATTATGCTAAACCATTATTAAACCCAGGATCTGGAATCGTGACAATGACTTACCTAGGCTCTGAAAGAGCAATTCCAAATTACAATATGATGGGCATTGCCAAAGCTTCTTTAGAAACTGCGGTAAAATATTTAGCCTATGAATTTGCAGTTGATAAGATTCGTGTAAATGGTATTTCAGCAGGTGCTATTAAAACCCTTGCAGTGACTGGCGTAAAAGATTACGATCAATTGATCAAGCTCTCAGAGGATCGTACACCGGATAAAGCAGGTGTTACAATCGAAGAAGTAGGGAATACTTGTGCCTTTTTAGTCAGCGAATTAGCGGCTGGTATCGTAGGCGATATTATTTATGTGGATAAAGGCGTTCACTTGACTTAA
- the fabZ gene encoding 3-hydroxyacyl-ACP dehydratase FabZ, whose amino-acid sequence MTRLMNATEIMEMIPNRYPICFIDYVDEIIPEKKIIATKNVTINEEFFQGHFPGNPTMPGVLIIEALAQVGSILILKMEQFNGETAYIGGINKAKFRQKVVPGDVLKLHFEIVKIRDYVGIGKATAYVEDKKVCECELTFIVGR is encoded by the coding sequence ATGACAAGATTAATGAATGCAACAGAAATTATGGAAATGATTCCAAACCGTTACCCAATTTGTTTTATCGACTATGTGGATGAAATTATTCCGGAGAAAAAAATCATTGCAACAAAAAACGTTACGATCAATGAAGAATTTTTCCAAGGCCATTTCCCTGGAAATCCTACAATGCCAGGTGTTCTAATTATTGAAGCATTAGCGCAAGTGGGTTCGATCTTGATTTTAAAAATGGAACAATTTAACGGCGAAACAGCCTATATTGGCGGTATTAACAAAGCAAAATTCCGTCAAAAAGTAGTGCCAGGTGATGTATTGAAATTACATTTTGAAATCGTGAAAATCAGAGATTATGTAGGAATTGGGAAAGCAACTGCTTACGTTGAAGATAAAAAAGTTTGTGAATGTGAATTAACGTTTATCGTAGGTAGATAA
- the efp gene encoding elongation factor P — MIAVSDLKAGMTFEQDGKLIRVMEASHHKPGKGNTVMRMKLKDVRTGATTDTTMRPDDKVKKAFIESKPVQYLYSQDDTANFMDLETYEQYEIPTSVIEYELKYLLENMEVKIQFYGSEVIGITLPTTVVLKVKETQPSIKGATVSGSGKPAVMETGLVVNVPDFIEVDEALEINTQEGTYLKRASK; from the coding sequence ATGATAGCAGTAAGTGATCTTAAAGCAGGCATGACTTTTGAACAAGACGGCAAATTAATCCGTGTAATGGAAGCAAGCCACCATAAACCAGGTAAAGGGAATACCGTTATGCGTATGAAATTAAAAGATGTTCGTACTGGGGCTACAACGGACACAACTATGCGTCCTGATGATAAAGTCAAAAAAGCTTTTATCGAAAGTAAACCTGTTCAATATCTTTACAGCCAAGATGATACAGCGAACTTTATGGACCTTGAAACGTACGAACAATATGAAATCCCAACTTCTGTGATCGAATATGAATTGAAATATCTTTTAGAAAACATGGAAGTAAAAATCCAATTTTACGGATCAGAAGTAATCGGAATCACGCTGCCTACTACGGTTGTTTTAAAAGTTAAAGAAACACAACCATCGATCAAAGGCGCAACAGTTTCAGGATCAGGTAAACCAGCTGTGATGGAAACAGGCTTAGTTGTCAACGTTCCTGACTTTATTGAAGTAGATGAAGCGTTAGAAATCAACACGCAAGAAGGTACGTATTTAAAACGTGCATCAAAATAA
- a CDS encoding peptide MFS transporter — translation MDEQQLDKSFLGQPKGLSTLFFTEMWERFSYYGMRAILLYYIYDTVANGGLGLPKETALAIMSIYGSLVFMSSIVGGWISDRVLGARKTVFFGGVFIMVGHIVLATPFGIGALFLSILLIVIGTGMLKPNVSGMVGHLYSKTDTRRDAGFSIFYMGINIGALLSPLVVGTLGQTYNYHVGFSVAAFGMFFGLLQYYLQGKKSLAGIGLKPTNPIGTEERKKFIRSLVIALLFIIVLFGGAFLLGHLTIGFFINSVSILGILLPVYYFTKMLTSKNVTAEEKPRVLGYIPLFLAGIVFWSLEEQGSSILALFASERTNDTLFGFSIAPSWFQSLNPIFVVILTPVFVTLWTRLGKRQPSTVVKFSFGLVFAGLSFVLLMFPGLLYGTNTRVSPLWLFFSFFIMIIAEMCISPVGLSITTKLAPKAFESQTVAIWLLADAASQAINAQIARFYTPQTESAYFGIIGIIAVVAGILLLFCKNPIKKLMGSIH, via the coding sequence ATGGATGAGCAGCAGTTAGACAAGTCGTTCTTGGGGCAACCCAAAGGATTGTCTACACTCTTCTTTACTGAGATGTGGGAAAGATTTAGTTACTATGGTATGCGAGCAATTTTACTGTATTATATCTATGATACGGTCGCAAACGGCGGATTGGGCTTACCGAAAGAAACAGCTTTAGCCATCATGTCGATTTACGGCTCATTAGTTTTTATGTCCAGTATTGTTGGTGGTTGGATCTCTGACCGGGTATTGGGTGCTAGAAAAACGGTTTTCTTCGGCGGAGTATTCATCATGGTCGGACATATTGTTTTAGCAACACCGTTTGGAATTGGCGCATTATTTCTTTCGATTCTTTTGATTGTGATTGGAACTGGAATGTTGAAACCGAATGTTTCTGGTATGGTGGGACATCTTTATTCAAAAACAGATACACGTCGTGATGCTGGTTTTTCTATTTTTTATATGGGCATCAATATTGGTGCGTTGTTATCACCCTTAGTTGTCGGAACATTAGGCCAAACATATAATTATCATGTCGGCTTTTCTGTTGCTGCATTTGGGATGTTTTTCGGTTTACTACAGTATTACTTGCAAGGGAAAAAATCATTAGCAGGTATTGGCTTAAAACCAACCAACCCAATTGGAACAGAGGAACGAAAAAAGTTTATTCGCTCATTAGTGATTGCGCTTCTCTTTATTATCGTTCTTTTTGGTGGAGCCTTTTTACTAGGTCATTTGACCATCGGGTTTTTCATCAACAGTGTTAGTATTTTAGGGATCTTGTTGCCAGTTTATTATTTCACCAAGATGTTGACTTCTAAGAATGTTACTGCAGAAGAAAAACCAAGAGTACTTGGCTACATCCCTTTATTTTTAGCTGGTATCGTTTTTTGGTCATTAGAAGAACAAGGCTCTTCAATTTTAGCATTATTTGCGAGTGAACGGACGAATGACACCCTATTCGGCTTTTCCATCGCCCCAAGTTGGTTTCAATCTTTAAATCCAATTTTCGTTGTGATCCTAACACCTGTTTTTGTAACGTTATGGACGCGATTAGGGAAAAGACAACCATCTACTGTGGTTAAATTTTCATTTGGCTTAGTTTTTGCGGGTCTGTCTTTCGTATTGTTGATGTTTCCGGGATTGTTATATGGGACGAATACCAGAGTTAGTCCGTTATGGTTGTTCTTTAGCTTCTTTATTATGATCATAGCTGAGATGTGTATTTCTCCTGTTGGTCTATCAATTACAACAAAACTTGCTCCTAAGGCTTTTGAATCGCAAACAGTTGCTATTTGGCTATTAGCCGATGCCGCTTCACAAGCAATCAATGCTCAGATCGCACGTTTTTATACTCCCCAAACAGAATCAGCGTATTTCGGTATCATAGGGATCATCGCTGTAGTGGCGGGTATCTTGCTACTCTTTTGTAAAAATCCAATTAAAAAATTAATGGGTTCTATTCATTAA
- the fabF gene encoding beta-ketoacyl-ACP synthase II, whose protein sequence is MKRVVITGMGAVTPLGNTVKEYWQNLVNGKLGIAKITKFDSEDTGVALAGEVKNFDPSEVLDRKEQKRMDLFSQYGIVAAMEAWNMSGLTKEEIDPKRFGVIVGSGIGGMTTLQDQVRVMDKKGPKRVTPFFVPMVIANMASGNISIKLGAKGPSQTIVTACTSATNAIGEAFRTIKYGLADMMITGGTEATICEIGIAGFAALSALNTTDDPTRASIPFDKERHGFVMGEGAGMLMLEELEHAQKRGATILGEIVGYGSNCDASHMTAPLKDGSGAADAIELALAEAAIAASEIGYVNAHGTATPANDAAETAALKRVFGKRAYDIPISSTKSMTGHLLGAGGGIEAIACVKTLQEGVAHPTVGYQVADPDCDLDYITDGSRKVAAEYAISNSFGFGGHNGVICMKKWEEN, encoded by the coding sequence ATGAAACGAGTTGTAATAACCGGAATGGGAGCTGTGACTCCTTTAGGAAATACGGTAAAAGAGTATTGGCAAAATCTAGTCAATGGAAAATTAGGAATCGCTAAAATTACGAAATTTGATTCAGAAGATACAGGTGTTGCACTTGCAGGTGAGGTAAAGAACTTTGACCCAAGTGAGGTTCTTGATCGTAAAGAACAAAAACGGATGGATCTATTTTCACAATACGGTATTGTGGCAGCGATGGAAGCTTGGAATATGAGCGGCTTAACGAAGGAAGAGATTGATCCAAAGCGTTTTGGTGTGATCGTAGGTAGTGGAATCGGTGGTATGACTACTCTGCAAGATCAAGTAAGAGTAATGGATAAAAAAGGACCTAAACGGGTAACACCGTTCTTTGTACCGATGGTAATCGCAAATATGGCATCAGGAAATATTTCCATCAAATTAGGTGCAAAAGGTCCCTCTCAAACGATCGTTACAGCTTGTACCTCAGCAACCAATGCCATTGGTGAAGCCTTCAGAACAATCAAATATGGCTTGGCTGATATGATGATCACTGGTGGAACAGAAGCGACGATTTGTGAAATCGGGATTGCTGGTTTTGCTGCGTTGAGTGCGTTGAATACAACAGATGATCCAACTAGAGCCTCGATTCCTTTTGATAAAGAAAGACACGGATTTGTGATGGGTGAGGGAGCTGGCATGTTGATGCTAGAAGAACTTGAACATGCTCAAAAACGTGGAGCAACCATTCTAGGTGAAATCGTTGGTTACGGTAGTAATTGCGATGCTAGTCATATGACAGCACCATTAAAAGATGGTAGCGGCGCTGCTGACGCAATTGAATTAGCTTTGGCAGAAGCGGCAATCGCGGCTTCTGAAATTGGTTATGTTAATGCACACGGAACAGCAACGCCAGCCAATGACGCGGCTGAAACGGCTGCTTTAAAACGAGTGTTTGGCAAACGTGCGTATGATATTCCAATTTCCAGCACTAAAAGTATGACAGGACACCTTTTAGGCGCTGGTGGAGGAATTGAAGCAATCGCATGTGTGAAGACGCTGCAAGAAGGTGTTGCGCATCCGACTGTCGGTTACCAAGTGGCCGATCCAGATTGCGATTTAGATTATATAACAGATGGCTCACGCAAAGTAGCTGCGGAATATGCAATCAGCAATTCATTTGGCTTTGGTGGTCATAATGGCGTTATTTGTATGAAGAAATGGGAGGAAAATTAA
- a CDS encoding cytosine permease: MLQSVHLFFITCVSTFVSNWAGPIANIGDFTQKAKTPKAMIIELPLGFILSYILFGLHA; this comes from the coding sequence ATGCTACAATCAGTCCACTTGTTTTTCATTACTTGTGTGAGTACCTTTGTTTCAAACTGGGCAGGACCAATCGCAAATATTGGTGACTTTACTCAAAAGGCGAAAACACCGAAAGCGATGATCATCGAGTTACCATTAGGGTTTATCCTTTCTTATATTTTGTTTGGGTTACATGCGTAG